Part of the Rhinoraja longicauda isolate Sanriku21f chromosome 22, sRhiLon1.1, whole genome shotgun sequence genome, aataaaaccaaaacagaacccaccaccagaatactatacaaacaaatataccaattgaaacttttatacaattatattacaatccccatccaggatacatccaatcccccgcggtgcccagcggtcccggaaatcccccgcggtgcccgagGTTGTACATATTGGTAGGAAGACCTACTGCCCCATAGATTGTAGGATCGGGGAGCTGTCAGTAACTGCCCTGCTGATCATAGGGATTGTATCAGTGTCACACATGAGTAGCATGCCACATGATCATGTGTGAGGACTGTGTAACGGTTATAATCTCGTGCAGTTCAATTGATTGATTTAACACCTTACAATTCCATCTAATTCCCACTTGACCACAGTGGGGGCTCTCCTCAGCACATTGAGCAGCGGTTCAGTACAGTGCCATTAGCCTGCACACTGACCGTCTAATGCATCTGAGCGCCCCTTTACAGAATAGACTCCCGTACCTCTCGGCCTCCGCCCTCCAAAGATGATTGCTTCAATGGGAACGCCATCGGGAGACTCCCAGTTTGGGTCCATGATTGGACACTGCCTGGCAGGAGTGCAGAACCTGGAGTTGGGGTGTGCACAAGGTTCTCCATCTGCTGGCGTCCACCGTTTGTTCTTCCAGGAAGTCACTGTGACGTTGGGAGGAAGagtttcatccattccttcccagtAAACACCGCCATCACTGGTCTCCGCCACGTTGGTGAAAATTGTGTTCTCCTGAATGGTTTTCATTGCGTTTGGGTTGGTTTTCATGGATGTCCCCGGGGCAACACCGAAAAAGCCGTTTTCTGGGTTGATTGCCCTCAGGATCCCTGTGGAGAGGAGCAGGAAGATCTTTGTTAACAGGGTTTTCCATTCTCACACCAGACACAGGGTCTGGAATAAATTGGACAATTTCCTCAATATTTTGTTTCATTTGCTTTCAACTGTGGAGAATGATCAAAACCCACAAACCTTGCTCATCAAACTTCATCCAGGCGATGTCATCTCCCACACACTCGACCTTCCAGCCGGGCAGTGTGGGCTTCATCATGGCCATGTTAGTTTTGCCACAAGCACTGGGGAAAGCGGCAGCAATGTACTTCTTCTGGCCTCTGGGGTTGGTCACACCCAGGATctgtggaaggaggggagaggccgGTCAGACGCTGGGAGCAGAGCCGGGTTACTGATAATCTGCAGCCATTGACTAACCCTCCACAAGGAGCAGTCCCCCCCGTCTCCTCACCAGCATGTGCTCAGCCAGCCAGCCCTCGTCCCTGGCCATCCTCGACGCAATGCGCAGGGCAAAGCATTTCTTGCCCAGCAGCGAGTTGCCGCCGTATCCACTCCCGTATGAAATGATCTCCTTGCGCTGAGGGATGTGGGCGACCAGGATGAGCTCCGGGTTGCAGGCCCAGTTATTCACCAGTGGCTCTGTACACAAGAGGGAGATCGTCACCAAAGCCTCAATACAAAGTTTCCGCATCAAAGTGCACAACCCCTTCCCCCCAGCACCCACACAGCACAAGCCGGTCAATCAGCAGGACCACACTTACTCTTCAGTGGTAGAGGACAGCCCACTGAGTGGAGACACTTCACAAACTGGCCACTGCCCAGTGCCCCCAGCACAGCCGCTCCCATGCGCGTCATGATCCTCATGCTGGCTACAACGTAGGGCGAGTCCGTGAGCTGGATGCCAATCTTGGACAGAGGCGACTCGACAGGCCCCATGCTGAACGGGATCAGGTACATCGTGCGGCCTGGAAGTTCAAAGCAAGGACGTCAGTCCATGGGCATTGCTGGAGCAGAAGCTCACTGCTGGATTATTCATTATTACCAAAATGTTCAGGGGAGTTTTAATTTGAGTTATTGCACATATCTACATTGTCAAATTTGATAGTGTTCCTATATAAGTACAAGCTGCACTGTGTAATTTGGCAAGGGTCACTAATATGTCCAAAGAGCGCAGACAGGAAACTTGTTTGCAATGTCTGTGATTGTCAGCTGCAGGGATCCTGGCTCCTCGGTGTAGATCTGGAACCTCGTTTGGTCATTTAACTGCTGAGGAATGTGGCCAAATGCCACGAGGCTCAGGCCTGGTAACATCCACACTGAAGATCAGTGACTCTGGCATTATTATTGCACGGTCAATGAGCGTAACTCACTAGTCAACGTGAAGGAGTAGCTGGGAGATATTGCAGATTGAGACAACGCCTTACCTTTCATACACTCTGGGAATCGTGCGTTGAAGGCCTTCTCAAATTCCTTCTCGGACAGCCACCGGCCGAGCTGGCTCTCCCCGTTCTTCGCTATGGGAACGGTATCCCGCTGTTCAGGGGTCACAATCACCGTTTTACTCTCCACACGAGCAACATCCCTGGGGTCGGTGCGAGCCAGCCAGCTGGAGGTGATAAAAGGTGATGAGAACGAGAGGCGGTGACTCCTCCTTCAGGTCAGTCACTGCCCACACTGACAACCTCACCTCCGCATCATTGCAGTGTGTGGCATTCACAACCACCGCACAGTTCCGGGACCAACTGGTCAAAGTGCACAGGACAAGTCTGTAAAATGTTGTATATAATTCATGTGTGTGATGTGAACCACTGAGGGAAATGGGCTAACTTTATACAACGTGTATTCCATCTAAACCTGTGCATGTTGGTGTGTAGCGTCACTGAAAATGTACTGAACCATGTTCTGCTTCTTGCTGCGAGGACCAGCCATGCTGATATTTGATATTTGATTGGCACCAATGAATGTTCATTAATGAGCTCACATTATCTTCCATATCACTTTAAAGCTACAAGATTCTCGCTCTGTGTCAGATGTTGCAGGAGCTGGATCTCTACCCATTCTACCATGACGAGTGTGATGACATGAAGGTGTGGGCAGTTAATTAGGGGGTCTAGCAACCTCAGTCAGATCCTGCAAGCAGCCGGAGAGGTGATAGAAGCAGCACACTGGTGCCTGCACTGGTGAAGCATGCACGCTTCACTCAATGTGCAACATTCCAGCATCACGTCTGAGATTCAACAGTTAAAGTGAACATGGTGTGGGCTAAATTTGTCATGCACTGCTAAAAAACAATGTTAGAAATCACAGGGGAGaaaactgctcaccagttctgGTGCTTGTGTAAGCGTTTGATGAttccttgttcctccatcagggcCAGAATCTGCCGGTCCTCCTCCTCGCTTCCATCACAGATGTGGATGCTGGCTGGCTGACACAGCTTCGCGCTTTCTTCCACAAAGTCTCTCACACCAGCACTTAACTCGTTGAGATCCCCATAGACCACTTTCACAGCGCCCAGGGGCTGAGACTGGAGCTGGGGTGCCATATCGTCTTCACTAAGTAGATTGTTAGCAGCCTGCAAACAACAAGGAATGATTATGACAGACTGTTAATGTGAACACGTGAAGAGAATTAAAGCATTGTACACACATTATTATTGTGATTTAAAGTTATATTGTCTCAATGCATGATTGTTGTATGTAGAATAAGTATCAGACGATGCTAAAAAACACAATAAGCAGTCTCAGTTTGCTTTGAAAGAGAAAGGGAAGTAGAGGAACACCTCAAAGATAGAAATAATAAATAATTCAGTTATGTACAAAGGTAAGCTGCAATAAAAATAACGTTATGAGTCTCAACTGGAAAACACATCTATTCTCgatagcaaaacacaaaatgctggaggaacttagtgggtcaggcagcatctgtggagaaatggaTGGACAACGTTTCtggtcaaaatccttcttcagaccttcctccagcactttgtgttttgctcaagattctaacatttgcaatttcttgtgtcttctATTCCCAGTAGCATCTGTTCCAATAAACACTGACAATTAAGCTGATGTTCACTTACTTTGTTTGCTGGATCTGTCTTCTAGTCCGTTGATCAGTTTGATTGTAGACGTTTTTTTTCTTCCAAGCAACCTGAACTCTGAAGTTCTTCAGGTGTCTGATGATCTTTCATTGGATTGCCTGTGTCTTTAAATACAGAATTAGCCAAGCCCCTCCACCAATCACTCCCAATAAGGAGGCTTGTCATGTACGTCACTGATAGTGAACCCACCTCATTGAGAACGCAATTAATATGTAACCCAGTGACAGAATTTGTACTTTTAACAACTGTTCTAACAACCAGTCATCAATAGTTTTGAAGTGTGCACAAGCTTACGTCTTGACATACTTTAATACGTAATCCAGCCAATAACGTTTTTCAGCAATCAGTGATCGATACTTGTTAAAatgtatctccccccccccacccccccccccctccccattaaaGCTgaggtaggcaagttactgaacATTCTAGTGTCGGACCTTGGACCAGCTCTGAGGCAACTTTGTGGATTGTTTTCTGATCCAGAAAGAGCTGATCGTGATTTATGAGATATGTTCTCACAGGAGTATTGCAGTGGCTGACCTTCCAATGAGCTCTTAGCACAGGCAGACACACCTCCAGAGCCGAATAGTTGATTTATCAGCACTATTGTTACCTGCTAATAGGCTCGGAGTTGGGGGCTCGAATCAGGTGTAGATTCAGTTCACGAtatcacttaagggcctgtcccacttaggcgattttaaggcgactgctggcgactaagctgtcgccgacagttcgccgggtgtcgcgggcatgatcgcgatgagtcttccaagaatcgtagtggatctcagcgcgtcgctgagaaatcaaccggagtgaaatttctcggcgacagctggcttgtcgccaggtatcgttgcttattgcgggcgctgtcgcctgctgtccccaggtttgctaggttctcttagatgcatttagaaacacataatattaaactaagtaaagtcatttcaagataccataaaatacttgtgtttaaccaatttatttactgtcaggacatttgacaggtagattggaggcaacagtttgacggtcaggtaaatgtgggaatttttgcgatgtttatggccatttaaagcaggctcccaacccagatatgcaacccagaaaccagatatgcatctcccgtatattttcaaagaatgcccacactccgcacaaaaatccatttaaccactttttaaattaaatttcttaatactgctattactaaactggaagtaaatccagtttatgccttgttaccgtgaagcttggttttcaagtaacccgggcaagatgttatatttcaaaactctcaagtaattaccgacttgtcagtgatttcagcgaaaattaggacgccggagaagcattgacagcgtgggaattttcgcgatgtttccgaacacgatgtaatctcgacctgactcggcattgtcgtggtcattgtcatcggctaaaagaaaattttggcgatctgctacgactttgacagtcgccggcagtcgcctaaaaaatcgcctaagtgggacaggccttttaggCTCGGAATCGAATAGGGAAGAGGAAGACTTGCATTTGTATCACATCTATTAAAATCTCAAGACATCCTAAAGCACTTTGCAGCTGAAGAGATGCTATCCGAATATAGTCCATTTGTAAAATAGGGGGAATCCGCAGCTAATCTGTGCATAGTTGGATTCCATCAACAGCGAAGAGAGAATAATTAAATTGTAGGTGAACATCAACGACCTGCAAATggcggaaatctgaaataaaaacagaaaacgctagaaatattcagcaggccaggcagcgtctgtggagaaagaagcaaAGTTAGTGTTTCAGGCGGAAGACTCTTTGTCAGAGCAATCCTTTGTCCCTGGAAAAGAGATAAAAGTTGACTTGGACAGGGTGAATACTTCTGCTCTTTCAGAAAGTGCCACACTGGATCGATCTCTGAAGAGCAAAAAGTACTGGATGTTCACGTTCATTTGCAAGAAGCAATAGGTGACTTTCCTTGAAGTTCCCTCCTACCTCTGATGGAGCAGATTCCCAGGAACTACCTACAAAATCACGGTGGCTGCAACAAATATTCATTAGTTGGTACCGCATTTTGAATTGTAGCAGGCACCTCTGCCTGTTTTTGATACACTTTTTCAGTGTAGGGGTTGTGAAAAAAACTGTCTACCAAGCAGAAATTTCCTAGAGCTACCTGTCTTTCTTGATTCGATGGAGGAATTGCTGCTTTGCACAATGTAATTTCTTTGTATGAATTAGATACTATTGCCTGCTTAAAAAGCCAGTTGTCCTCCAATATCCTGGAGAGAGATACTGAGGCATCCTTAGCGGAATCACAGTGGAAGTCACCCAGTGGATCTGTCATGAAAGCATCTTGGGGacataatatagacaataggtgcaggaggaggccattctgcccttcgagccagcaccgccattcaatgtgatcatggctgatcattctcaatcagtaccccgttcctgccttctccccataccccctgactccgctatccttaagagctctatctagctctctcttgaatgcattc contains:
- the LOC144604624 gene encoding phosphoenolpyruvate carboxykinase, cytosolic [GTP]-like — encoded protein: MAPQLQSQPLGAVKVVYGDLNELSAGVRDFVEESAKLCQPASIHICDGSEEEDRQILALMEEQGIIKRLHKHQNCWLARTDPRDVARVESKTVIVTPEQRDTVPIAKNGESQLGRWLSEKEFEKAFNARFPECMKGRTMYLIPFSMGPVESPLSKIGIQLTDSPYVVASMRIMTRMGAAVLGALGSGQFVKCLHSVGCPLPLKKPLVNNWACNPELILVAHIPQRKEIISYGSGYGGNSLLGKKCFALRIASRMARDEGWLAEHMLILGVTNPRGQKKYIAAAFPSACGKTNMAMMKPTLPGWKVECVGDDIAWMKFDEQGILRAINPENGFFGVAPGTSMKTNPNAMKTIQENTIFTNVAETSDGGVYWEGMDETLPPNVTVTSWKNKRWTPADGEPCAHPNSRFCTPARQCPIMDPNWESPDGVPIEAIIFGGRRPRGVPLVYEAFNWQHGVFIGAAMRSEATAAAEHKGKVIMHDPFAMRPFFGYNFGKYLSHWLSMEHRPQCRLPKIFHVNWFRKDKQNNYLWPGFGENSRVLEWMFRRVEGEDCAKFSPLGLIPADGALNLEGLNNMNMEELFSVEREFWEEEIREIRRYFEVQVNNDLPSDVANQLVQLEQRIRDL